A section of the Phacochoerus africanus isolate WHEZ1 chromosome 4, ROS_Pafr_v1, whole genome shotgun sequence genome encodes:
- the ACY3 gene encoding LOW QUALITY PROTEIN: N-acyl-aromatic-L-amino acid amidohydrolase (carboxylate-forming) (The sequence of the model RefSeq protein was modified relative to this genomic sequence to represent the inferred CDS: inserted 1 base in 1 codon; deleted 1 base in 1 codon; substituted 2 bases at 2 genomic stop codons) yields the protein MGSLLVPXGALRQVAVTPGTHGNEMAGVYLTQHXLLAPGELQKPSFASMPVPAKPGVTATWLQVALAPQRTAEKGGGRGQRGWSSCTIDREEESYSAHSVAKNRGRTPELGARLAGANFFTRMKALVAEALGFIELFNQGSGSQHGFPAFAMEARRTVSPMEFPRTESQAWCTHLYKGESAVYPVFISEAAXHKKGIAFIQTETLTFSTPPLPALASSPNLGP from the exons ATGGGCTCACTGCTGGTGCCCTGAGGGGCCCTGCGCCAAGTGGCAGTGACCCCGGGCACCCATGGCAATGAGATGGCTGGGGTCTACCTGACCCAGC TGCTTCTGGCCCCAGGGGAGCTGCAGAAACCTAGCTTCGCCTCCATGCCTGTGCCAGCCAAGCCAGGGGTCACAGCCACCTGGCTCCAA GTGGCCCTGGCTCCCCAGAGGACGGCAGagaagggtgggggaagggggcagaggggaTG GTCCTCCTGCACCATCGACCGGGAAGAGGAAAGTTACAGCGCACACTCAGTAGCTAAGAACCGCGGGAGAA CCCCGGAGCTGGGCGCTCGCCTAGCTGGGGCCAACTTTTTCACCAGGATGAAGGCACTTGTAGCT GAAGCTCTGGGCTTCATCGAGCTGTTCAACCAGG GGTCGGGCTCCCAGCATGGCTTTCCAGCCTTTGCGATGGAAGCGCGTAGAACCGTGAGCCCCATGGAATTCCCACGCACCGAGTCACAGG CCTGGTGCACACATCTTTATAAAGGGGAGTCCGCCGTGTACCCCGTATTCATCAGCGAGGCTGCCTAGCACAAGAAAGGCATTGCCTTCATCCAGACGGAGACGCTCACGTTCTCCACGCCTCCCCTGCCCGCCCTGGCATCCAGCCCCAACCTGGGTCCCTAA